The Equus asinus isolate D_3611 breed Donkey chromosome 1, EquAss-T2T_v2, whole genome shotgun sequence genome segment CTGTCACTGCAGTTAGAGTTTTTGCTGTCatcgttgtcatcatcatcattttgaCATTCCCTGTAAAAGAACCCAGGAACCTCAGCTCTGCAGGTGGCATACTTTGGCCCTCCAAGCCCTTGTTCCATCCATCATTTGCCTAGGGTTCAAATTAGGCCAAAAAGGGAAAAGGGACATATTGGACCATATGTCACCCCACTAGGGTGAACACGATGGGAGTCATGAGCCCAGCAATGTCTCTACATCGGAGCATGCAGCCTCCATCACCAGAGCCTCCAGGGACCTGAGGGAGACCTTCCCCTTCCTAAGCACTCCCCATAGTGCTTAGGAATGATCTGGCTGTGCGGGCGCTAGTGGGGTGAGAGGGACCAGCCCTGGCTGCCATGCGCATTTGCAAACTTGGCATCCAGGTGGCCTAACTCCTTATTACCATCCAGAGGCAGGTGCCATGTACAGGTGAATGCCTTATTACAGCAAATAGGCAAGCAAATCCTGTTTGCATGTTAGCTTGTCTTCATGCAGTGGCATGATGCTGCTCATTAAAGCTTAGACTTCAGACTGCAGAGTGAAGGGGAGCTGTGTGTGGTTTGGGTGTTACTAACCTTTTGGGGCCACACACACCTCACACTCCACACACATgcaccacacacacatgcgcacacacacctTCCCTATCTGAGTAGCTCCCAGGACGACCGTAGTCCAGTAAGTATGAATTTGAATATGAGTTGTACCTTCCACAGGTATTTCTAGAAGGGAGTAAATTaagttaataataggagaaatgagtgtttttcttttctctttggtctgCCCTAGAACTGAAAAGGCTGCTACCACCTCAAATGATGATGAAGACCAATTTATTGCTAGACAATTCCAGCAAACGCTTACAGAACTTGATGGCGATCTGGAAGGTAAGGAGCATCATCCCTGCTACTTTAGCATTACCCTGTGTGGCAGCAGACTCTGGAAGTTATTTTTTCTGACCACACTTTGTATAACTACATGAGGAAAAGCTCTGCAGAAGGCTTGCAGTTTAAAGAAAGCCCAGATCAGAGGGGCGGGCGTATGGTGTGCATGGCTCCTGTGGACTGCCTTTCACTGGGGCTGCCGAGTTGTACTGTGGAAAAGTCTGAATAGCTGCTAAAACCTGCTCTGAATAATACTAATTTTGCAGATTAAAAAGTATCCTAGGTTAAGTTCTtgagctccgcttcagcggctcagggttcgcagtttcagatcccgggtgcggacctacacactgcttatcaagctgtgctacagcagcatcccacatacaaaagagaggaaaattggcccagatgttagctaagcaacaatcttcttcaccaaaacagcaacaacaaaagtaTTGTATACACATTAAGGAGAGAAAAGTTCTCCAGTACCGGATGAGTTAGGGAAACACTGGGCAACACACAGCTAAACAGGTTTCTTTACTGAGACTTGTAGCCCTTTGCTTGCTAACATGTGACATCTTTCTCTTGAAGAAAGATACTGACGATGAAACCTTGTGTAATGGAGCATCCCATGGCACTGCTATTCTGGGGATTTATTTGGGGAAATAATACTGTAAGGCCAAAGCAGATGCAAATAATCTGAATAAATTAAGCAAGGAATCTTTCCAAGAAAGGCAAACAGTGAAAATAAACTGGAAATTAGATATTGGCCGtgccttaaaacaaaacaataaagaaacagaCTACAGAGCTGATCACTAGTTTTGTCTGAGTTGCCTTTCAGTTCTCTGTCCTCAGGAGCCGTGGCTGACAGCGCTGAACAATCTAAGTCAGCCATACTGTGTCCTCGGGCTCTGAGGTGCTCGGGCTTAGTTATCTGCCTCTTAGGAACTTCAGGTGAGGGCAGTGGTCCCGTATGTTTTGTGGTGCTTCTGGTGAACAAGACCAAGATGAAGGTTGAACGCAGCTCACCTTCATGTTCTGTGCTGAGGCTGTTTCCAGAGGGCTTTGATTTAGAGAGCTGTTTTTTAAGTGAAGGATCTTGGCAAAATGTTGTACCTAAACACCTTGCCTTGAGACATCATGGATCGGCAAGCAGCTCCTCTGTTGAGTAATGAAAGTTGTACCTCTGGCCTCAGGCATATGTAGATTACAAGCTGAAATGACACTTTAAAACGTATgtatgtaacttacacagaagtaaCCTCAGGAGAATCAAAGTCCAGGTGTCATTACACCAAGTAATTGGTGTGGGAATCAGACTGGCGGTACCAGCCTGTTTGACTCGTGTTTGtacttctttgcagaaatggaagagagTTATGAAACCGACACCAGCTCTCTAACCAGCTCCATAAATGGTGTGTCTAGTGGGTGCATGCAAGATGCCATAATCCCCGACAGTGATGAAAATGCAATCCCAGTAACGTTCATAGGGGAAGTTTTAGATGATCCTGTGGATTCAGGGTTATTTTCCAATAGAAACAACAATGCTGGTTCTTTTGACAAGGGGAGTATAAACAACGGGAGAGCCCACCTGATGCCGTATCAGGCTGAGCACAGCCAGCAACATGGAAAGAAGAACGCAGAAGTGCCTGAGTCGTCTACTCCTTCCCAGGACATTGGAAAAGAAATCAAGTCAGCCTGGCCCAACACCTGTAAAGATGTGAATCCAAATAACGTGGAGCCCAAGGCAACATCTGCTTCAAGGCTTCCCACACATGACCTACATGCAAAGGAGAGAGGCGAGGCACATGGCTCTGCTCACAGTGAGAAGACACAGGCCATCAAGAGAGTGAATTCGCAGCcaatgaaggaaaagaagggcAATGATAAAAACGATGTCTCAGCACCACCGTTCTGGTATCAACGAGGCCAAAATGCAGGGGGAAGTTATGGGCCTAAATATGGCCTCACAACATATAAAATTGTCCCTCCAAAATCAGAGATGAGGTGTTACGACAGAGGAGTATCGCTCTCAACAGGCGCCATTAAGATTGATGAGCTAGGGAATCTGGTGAATCCCCATGCCAATGGGGGCAGGATCATACTCCTGTCACCCACCCTTGAAACAGAAGGTGAACCCATTGGAAAAGTCAAAGAATTCTGGAGGGCCAACTCTATGGGAAAACACTCTGGCCGGCCCACAGAATGCTCAGCCAAGAGGACCCCGACCGTGCCAGCAAAACCACAACATCAGGAAAGCAAACTCAGAGCAGAGCCCGCCTTCCCAGACCCCAAAGTGACATTGCCCCAGCAACAGTCTGCCCACCAAGAAGGTGGGAGACAtctggaggaggggaagagccAACCACCCTCTGCAGTCGCTTGTCACATGAAAGTGCCAGTAGCTAATACCACAGAAGTCCCATTTCTCAAGCCTCAGAGAAGAACATCCAGTCAGTACGTGGCCTCTGCCATTGCCAAGCGGATAGGGACCCCAAAGACCCACACCAATATAGTGAGAAAGCATGCTGATGCCGAGAAGACTCATGAAGGCAGAGCACAAGAGCTAACTGGACAATCATCTGCTGTGAAAGGTGGTACCACCCCCAGCCCATGCTCAGAGAAACAGATTTGTAATGATGGGGAAGAATCAGCAGAAGGAGCCCATCCCAGAGGGCAAGTCAGCAGCCCTTATGGAAAGGTTTCTAATCAAGACTGTCCTGCTGACATCCACAGACGTTCCTATGTCCCTCTGGTCACAACTTCCCAGAGGGATCATGTTTCTGTGGGACAGAACTGTGGTTCCAGTGGAAAACAGAGCACAAGTAATCACAGGACCGGCTCAGCATCTGACCTCAAATTCCCTCCGGACAGTACAAATCCTCTGCCTCCTGGCTCAGGAGATGATGAGACTCCTGGCAGGGCCCTGGTGAATGGCTCCAGGAGGGTCCCCGTCCACAGTGAGCCTCACTCTCCGAGAATGCCCGGCACAAATAGCCACACTGGCCGGGAGCCCCTAGAACAGAAGGAGAAGCCCAATTTGTTATGCACAGATGTACATGAAACCGATGGTACACTGCCACCCAGCATCTTTGGCCCGAAGAAGAAGTTCAGACCTGTTGTCCAGAGGCCAGCACCAAAAGACACGTCCCTACACAGCGCCCTGATGGAAGCCATCCACTCGGCAGGAGGGAAGGACGGGCTTCGCAAGGTGATCACGGCAGGCGCCTGCCTCCAGCACATAGGCACACCTTCCACACCTGTCAGTTCGGTGCTTGGATGTAGACTCTCAGATGGctttggaggagggagagggcaagGATGCGAATGAGGGAGGACGCTCAGGTTTAGTTTTCAGCAGGATTTCTGTCTTACTGCCTATGGAGTATCCGAATAGAACCACTAAGGAGACTAAAACTGATGGCTTTGGGCTTGTCCACACTGCTTTTAGGCCCCTGACTGCCCTGGGGAAAGATGTCGCCAATAACTAGTCCCTACTTGTGCCCTGGGAGTGGAGAGGCGGAGGTAGGTCATCCCTAACTGGTCCTTGAGCAATGCGGTAGGTAAATGAAGAGGCAGGCCAGGCCACCACCCCTCCCATATGCCTGCATTTCTAGCAGTGGCATACTGTCATTCTTCAGTAACAACAAGGACAATTTTATGATGCCTGTCGCCCCCTATCTAGGCATTTAACATGTtacagacattatctcatttaattgctATACCAACATGGATGATTAGGAACTATTTCCTCCattgcagatggggaaacaggcacAGTGAGGTCAAGTGacctagcccaaggtcacactactAGCTAGTGGCAACCAGGACTTTCATCCAGGTCTGCAGGGCTTAAAAGCACCACCTACCAGCTTGAAAAGCTAGGACCAATAATCGAAGTGATAGGATGTTAAGAGGCAGTCATCCAATGCTTCCCCACATGCAGAACCTTTGATTTTTACATCTACCCTCTAACAGATAGGGGTTGTAAAATTGATCCTATAGGCCTCAACAGATGTGTGTGGGCTTTCTTTTGTGCTGCCTTACAATTAGCATTTCTCCATCTTCTGCGTGAAATATGTTGACACTATTAAATATTCTAGACTGCAGAACACAGCTCAGAGGGAGGGCCAAAGAAACCGTCCTacacagaggcagagagtgaGCGCTCAGCTCTGCTGGCAGCTATCCGAGGTCACAGTGGTGCCTGCAGCCTGCGGAAGGTAAGAGAAGGACCTTCCTTGCCAGGGTGGTTTCACATACCTGCTCCCCCAGTGACCCGGGTAGATGCTGAAAAGCCAGGACACCCCTCCAATTTTCTAATTGGATGCTCAGCCATCGTTGGGGTAGCCAATACAACCACTGGGGAGGCGTTGAGGGGTGGGTGCCCAGCTCCAAGAGGCTGGGGCAGCCATTGCACAGGAGAGGTGAGAGCATCCAGAAACTTTCCCCCCTTTCCTGACCATGTAATTCCTACCTGCATACTTAGCACCTAGCACCCTCCCAAATTCCGCAGGTTCCGTGCATGGCTTCAGGACTTAGATCCCCGGCAGCTAGGAGTAAGCAGCCTCTCACCTCTGGGAATGAAGTTGCTGCATCCTCTAGCGCTAGTTTGGCACAACTCCAGGACCCACCATGGACTTGAGTTTAGGGTCAGGCCCCTCTCATCTAGCTTTCACAGGCCCACCTGCCTGGCGTGTGGGTCCTCCCCAATGATTGGTCAGAGTGGTGTGTGGCCTCCAGGTCTGTCCTTTGGGACGTGCCAAGACAAGTAAGAGATCTGGCAGTTCTCAGTGAGGCACGTctgcctgccctgctccctgcagTCAGTGCTGGCTGCTGGGAGAGCATGGGGACAGTGAACAGACACACCTCCTGGGCTTGTTGAAGGGTGAGATAGTCAGTCATGCACTGATCTCCTAGAAGGGACCACTGGGGACATTCTTGTTTAACCATCTTGTTGCTAGGTGACATCCCTCGCCTCTGAGGAGCTCCAGAGTTTCCGCCATGCTGCACTGTCTGCACAGATGTCTGAACCCCCAGGGCTAGAAGACCTTCGTGTTCAGCCCCCGCCAGCTCTGCCACCCCCGCCCCCTCTGGCTGCTTCCTCCACGTCCAGGATGGCGTCCAGGTCCAGCTCAGGCCCCCTCAACAACCCGGTAGATGCCAGGCAGGCCTTGATGGATGCCATCCGCTCCGGCACAGGGGCTGCAAGATTGAGAAAGGTCTGTGTGTGACAAGGGACTGTGTGAGCATTCGTGTTGGGGCACCACCTGTAGTAGGGTGAGGGGTGGCCAACAGCGCTGCGCCCCTTAGCACGTTGACTCACTGGAGTGGGGAAgtcagcccccagcccagctcctgggGACACAGGGGAGGTCCCCACCACACTTCTAACCCCTGAG includes the following:
- the COBL gene encoding protein cordon-bleu isoform X5, with the translated sequence MKARAPPPPGKPATPDVQSRQKPHRDVSPGPPQNLLTMKENLRNSVVDVTVVLPSGLEKKSVVNGSHAMMDLLVELCLQNHLNPSHHALEIRSSETQQPLSFKPNTLVGTLNVHTVFLKEKVPEEKVKPGPPKVPEKSVRLVVNYLRTQKAIVRVSPEVPLQNILPVICAKCEVSPEHVVLLRDNIAGEELELSKSLNELGIKELYAWDNKRETFRKSSLGNDETDKEKKKILGFFKVNKRSNSKYFQDWSCPGLEALTFQQTGDQDDHRHLPFHQLEGMVMKGHVQEVPTIGPSGCLTTPNSPSVNSRSMTLGPSFSLSNISGVSVKSDMKKRRAPPPPSLPGAGPPARDKASEKVSLGSQIDLQKKKRRAPAPPPPQPPPPSPLVPTRTEDKEENRKSTTGVGRQVPQKPPRGSARGPPQLVLPPPPPYPPPDTDVAEPLSFPEEGAVSEASNLRPTLSLPLGPDSPCDTDGVPPVLSEAEETVSVSSCFASEDTTEDSGVMSSPSDIISLDSQHDSTKFKDKWTIDQEDCSDQDLAGTPELGPQKSPSWERNVSGNWQPRTEKAATTSNDDEDQFIARQFQQTLTELDGDLEEMEESYETDTSSLTSSINGVSSGCMQDAIIPDSDENAIPVTFIGEVLDDPVDSGLFSNRNNNAGSFDKGSINNGRAHLMPYQAEHSQQHGKKNAEVPESSTPSQDIGKEIKSAWPNTCKDVNPNNVEPKATSASRLPTHDLHAKERGEAHGSAHSEKTQAIKRVNSQPMKEKKGNDKNDVSAPPFWYQRGQNAGGSYGPKYGLTTYKIVPPKSEMRCYDRGVSLSTGAIKIDELGNLVNPHANGGRIILLSPTLETEGEPIGKVKEFWRANSMGKHSGRPTECSAKRTPTVPAKPQHQESKLRAEPAFPDPKVTLPQQQSAHQEGGRHLEEGKSQPPSAVACHMKVPVANTTEVPFLKPQRRTSSQYVASAIAKRIGTPKTHTNIVRKHADAEKTHEGRAQELTGQSSAVKGGTTPSPCSEKQICNDGEESAEGAHPRGQVSSPYGKVSNQDCPADIHRRSYVPLVTTSQRDHVSVGQNCGSSGKQSTSNHRTGSASDLKFPPDSTNPLPPGSGDDETPGRALVNGSRRVPVHSEPHSPRMPGTNSHTGREPLEQKEKPNLLCTDVHETDGTLPPSIFGPKKKFRPVVQRPAPKDTSLHSALMEAIHSAGGKDGLRKTAEHSSEGGPKKPSYTEAESERSALLAAIRGHSGACSLRKVTSLASEELQSFRHAALSAQMSEPPGLEDLRVQPPPALPPPPPLAASSTSRMASRSSSGPLNNPVDARQALMDAIRSGTGAARLRKVPLLV
- the COBL gene encoding protein cordon-bleu isoform X11, which encodes MDSPRASAAKPPTGRKMKARAPPPPGKPATPDVQSRQKPHRDVSPGPPQNLLTMKENLRNSVVDVTVVLPSGLEKKSVVNGSHAMMDLLVELCLQNHLNPSHHALEIRSSETQQPLSFKPNTLVGTLNVHTVFLKEKVPEEKVKPGPPKVPEKSVRLVVNYLRTQKAIVRVSPEVPLQNILPVICAKCEVSPEHVVLLRDNIAGEELELSKSLNELGIKELYAWDNKRVLLTKTQSEPSLSCRETFRKSSLGNDETDKEKKKILGFFKVNKRSNSKGCLTTPNSPSVNSRSMTLGPSFSLSNISGVSVKSDMKKRRAPPPPSLPGAGPPARDKASEKVSLGSQIDLQKKKRRAPAPPPPQPPPPSPLVPTRTEDKEENRKSTTVSLPLGPDSPCDTDGVPPVLSEAEETVSVSSCFASEDTTEDSGVMSSPSDIISLDSQHDSTKFKDKWTIDQEDCSDQDLAGTPELGPQKSPSWERNVSGNWQPRTEKAATTSNDDEDQFIARQFQQTLTELDGDLEEMEESYETDTSSLTSSINGVSSGCMQDAIIPDSDENAIPVTFIGEVLDDPVDSGLFSNRNNNAGSFDKGSINNGRAHLMPYQAEHSQQHGKKNAEVPESSTPSQDIGKEIKSAWPNTCKDVNPNNVEPKATSASRLPTHDLHAKERGEAHGSAHSEKTQAIKRVNSQPMKEKKGNDKNDVSAPPFWYQRGQNAGGSYGPKYGLTTYKIVPPKSEMRCYDRGVSLSTGAIKIDELGNLVNPHANGGRIILLSPTLETEGEPIGKVKEFWRANSMGKHSGRPTECSAKRTPTVPAKPQHQESKLRAEPAFPDPKVTLPQQQSAHQEGGRHLEEGKSQPPSAVACHMKVPVANTTEVPFLKPQRRTSSQYVASAIAKRIGTPKTHTNIVRKHADAEKTHEGRAQELTGQSSAVKGGTTPSPCSEKQICNDGEESAEGAHPRGQVSSPYGKVSNQDCPADIHRRSYVPLVTTSQRDHVSVGQNCGSSGKQSTSNHRTGSASDLKFPPDSTNPLPPGSGDDETPGRALVNGSRRVPVHSEPHSPRMPGTNSHTGREPLEQKEKPNLLCTDVHETDGTLPPSIFGPKKKFRPVVQRPAPKDTSLHSALMEAIHSAGGKDGLRKTAEHSSEGGPKKPSYTEAESERSALLAAIRGHSGACSLRKVTSLASEELQSFRHAALSAQMSEPPGLEDLRVQPPPALPPPPPLAASSTSRMASRSSSGPLNNPVDARQALMDAIRSGTGAARLRKVPLLV
- the COBL gene encoding protein cordon-bleu isoform X4 gives rise to the protein MDSPRASAAKPPTGRKMKARAPPPPGKPATPDVQSRQKPHRDVSPGPPQNLLTMKENLRNSVVDVTVVLPSGLEKKSVVNGSHAMMDLLVELCLQNHLNPSHHALEIRSSETQQPLSFKPNTLVGTLNVHTVFLKEKVPEEKVKPGPPKVPEKSVRLVVNYLRTQKAIVRVSPEVPLQNILPVICAKCEVSPEHVVLLRDNIAGEELELSKSLNELGIKELYAWDNKRVLLTKTQSEPSLSCRETFRKSSLGNDETDKEKKKILGFFKVNKRSNSKAEQIGLSGVDSDEDASKSALGRGSNGCLTTPNSPSVNSRSMTLGPSFSLSNISGVSVKSDMKKRRAPPPPSLPGAGPPARDKASEKVSLGSQIDLQKKKRRAPAPPPPQPPPPSPLVPTRTEDKEENRKSTTGVGRQVPQKPPRGSARGPPQLVLPPPPPYPPPDTDVAEPLSFPEEGAVSEASNLRPTLSLPLGPDSPCDTDGVPPVLSEAEETVSVSSCFASEDTTEDSGVMSSPSDIISLDSQHDSTKFKDKWTIDQEDCSDQDLAGTPELGPQKSPSWERNVSGNWQPRTEKAATTSNDDEDQFIARQFQQTLTELDGDLEEMEESYETDTSSLTSSINGVSSGCMQDAIIPDSDENAIPVTFIGEVLDDPVDSGLFSNRNNNAGSFDKGSINNGRAHLMPYQAEHSQQHGKKNAEVPESSTPSQDIGKEIKSAWPNTCKDVNPNNVEPKATSASRLPTHDLHAKERGEAHGSAHSEKTQAIKRVNSQPMKEKKGNDKNDVSAPPFWYQRGQNAGGSYGPKYGLTTYKIVPPKSEMRCYDRGVSLSTGAIKIDELGNLVNPHANGGRIILLSPTLETEGEPIGKVKEFWRANSMGKHSGRPTECSAKRTPTVPAKPQHQESKLRAEPAFPDPKVTLPQQQSAHQEGGRHLEEGKSQPPSAVACHMKVPVANTTEVPFLKPQRRTSSQYVASAIAKRIGTPKTHTNIVRKHADAEKTHEGRAQELTGQSSAVKGGTTPSPCSEKQICNDGEESAEGAHPRGQVSSPYGKVSNQDCPADIHRRSYVPLVTTSQRDHVSVGQNCGSSGKQSTSNHRTGSASDLKFPPDSTNPLPPGSGDDETPGRALVNGSRRVPVHSEPHSPRMPGTNSHTGREPLEQKEKPNLLCTDVHETDGTLPPSIFGPKKKFRPVVQRPAPKDTSLHSALMEAIHSAGGKDGLRKTAEHSSEGGPKKPSYTEAESERSALLAAIRGHSGACSLRKVTSLASEELQSFRHAALSAQMSEPPGLEDLRVQPPPALPPPPPLAASSTSRMASRSSSGPLNNPVDARQALMDAIRSGTGAARLRKVPLLV
- the COBL gene encoding protein cordon-bleu isoform X10, which codes for MDSPRASAAKPPTGRKMKARAPPPPGKPATPDVQSRQKPHRDVSPGPPQNLLTMKENLRNSVVDVTVVLPSGLEKKSVVNGSHAMMDLLVELCLQNHLNPSHHALEIRSSETQQPLSFKPNTLVGTLNVHTVFLKEKVPEEKVKPGPPKVPEKSVRLVVNYLRTQKAIVRVSPEVPLQNILPVICAKCEVSPEHVVLLRDNIAGEELELSKSLNELGIKELYAWDNKRETFRKSSLGNDETDKEKKKILGFFKVNKRSNSKAEQIGLSGVDSDEDASKSALGRGSNGCLTTPNSPSVNSRSMTLGPSFSLSNISGVSVKSDMKKRRAPPPPSLPGAGPPARDKASEKVSLGSQIDLQKKKRRAPAPPPPQPPPPSPLVPTRTEDKEENRKSTTVSLPLGPDSPCDTDGVPPVLSEAEETVSVSSCFASEDTTEDSGVMSSPSDIISLDSQHDSTKFKDKWTIDQEDCSDQDLAGTPELGPQKSPSWERNVSGNWQPRTEKAATTSNDDEDQFIARQFQQTLTELDGDLEEMEESYETDTSSLTSSINGVSSGCMQDAIIPDSDENAIPVTFIGEVLDDPVDSGLFSNRNNNAGSFDKGSINNGRAHLMPYQAEHSQQHGKKNAEVPESSTPSQDIGKEIKSAWPNTCKDVNPNNVEPKATSASRLPTHDLHAKERGEAHGSAHSEKTQAIKRVNSQPMKEKKGNDKNDVSAPPFWYQRGQNAGGSYGPKYGLTTYKIVPPKSEMRCYDRGVSLSTGAIKIDELGNLVNPHANGGRIILLSPTLETEGEPIGKVKEFWRANSMGKHSGRPTECSAKRTPTVPAKPQHQESKLRAEPAFPDPKVTLPQQQSAHQEGGRHLEEGKSQPPSAVACHMKVPVANTTEVPFLKPQRRTSSQYVASAIAKRIGTPKTHTNIVRKHADAEKTHEGRAQELTGQSSAVKGGTTPSPCSEKQICNDGEESAEGAHPRGQVSSPYGKVSNQDCPADIHRRSYVPLVTTSQRDHVSVGQNCGSSGKQSTSNHRTGSASDLKFPPDSTNPLPPGSGDDETPGRALVNGSRRVPVHSEPHSPRMPGTNSHTGREPLEQKEKPNLLCTDVHETDGTLPPSIFGPKKKFRPVVQRPAPKDTSLHSALMEAIHSAGGKDGLRKTAEHSSEGGPKKPSYTEAESERSALLAAIRGHSGACSLRKVTSLASEELQSFRHAALSAQMSEPPGLEDLRVQPPPALPPPPPLAASSTSRMASRSSSGPLNNPVDARQALMDAIRSGTGAARLRKVPLLV
- the COBL gene encoding protein cordon-bleu isoform X2; amino-acid sequence: MDSPRASAAKPPTGRKMKARAPPPPGKPATPDVQSRQKPHRDVSPGPPQNLLTMKENLRNSVVDVTVVLPSGLEKKSVVNGSHAMMDLLVELCLQNHLNPSHHALEIRSSETQQPLSFKPNTLVGTLNVHTVFLKEKVPEEKVKPGPPKVPEKSVRLVVNYLRTQKAIVRVSPEVPLQNILPVICAKCEVSPEHVVLLRDNIAGEELELSKSLNELGIKELYAWDNKRETFRKSSLGNDETDKEKKKILGFFKVNKRSNSKYFQDWSCPGLEALTFQQTGDQDDHRHLPFHQLEGMVMKGHVQEVPTIGPSGCLTTPNSPSVNSRSMTLGPSFSLSNISGVSVKSDMKKRRAPPPPSLPGAGPPARDKASEKVSLGSQIDLQKKKRRAPAPPPPQPPPPSPLVPTRTEDKEENRKSTTGVGRQVPQKPPRGSARGPPQLVLPPPPPYPPPDTDVAEPLSFPEEGAVSEASNLRPTLSLPLGPDSPCDTDGVPPVLSEAEETVSVSSCFASEDTTEDSGVMSSPSDIISLDSQHDSTKFKDKWTIDQEDCSDQDLAGTPELGPQKSPSWERNVSGNWQPRTEKAATTSNDDEDQFIARQFQQTLTELDGDLEEMEESYETDTSSLTSSINGVSSGCMQDAIIPDSDENAIPVTFIGEVLDDPVDSGLFSNRNNNAGSFDKGSINNGRAHLMPYQAEHSQQHGKKNAEVPESSTPSQDIGKEIKSAWPNTCKDVNPNNVEPKATSASRLPTHDLHAKERGEAHGSAHSEKTQAIKRVNSQPMKEKKGNDKNDVSAPPFWYQRGQNAGGSYGPKYGLTTYKIVPPKSEMRCYDRGVSLSTGAIKIDELGNLVNPHANGGRIILLSPTLETEGEPIGKVKEFWRANSMGKHSGRPTECSAKRTPTVPAKPQHQESKLRAEPAFPDPKVTLPQQQSAHQEGGRHLEEGKSQPPSAVACHMKVPVANTTEVPFLKPQRRTSSQYVASAIAKRIGTPKTHTNIVRKHADAEKTHEGRAQELTGQSSAVKGGTTPSPCSEKQICNDGEESAEGAHPRGQVSSPYGKVSNQDCPADIHRRSYVPLVTTSQRDHVSVGQNCGSSGKQSTSNHRTGSASDLKFPPDSTNPLPPGSGDDETPGRALVNGSRRVPVHSEPHSPRMPGTNSHTGREPLEQKEKPNLLCTDVHETDGTLPPSIFGPKKKFRPVVQRPAPKDTSLHSALMEAIHSAGGKDGLRKTAEHSSEGGPKKPSYTEAESERSALLAAIRGHSGACSLRKVTSLASEELQSFRHAALSAQMSEPPGLEDLRVQPPPALPPPPPLAASSTSRMASRSSSGPLNNPVDARQALMDAIRSGTGAARLRKVPLLV
- the COBL gene encoding protein cordon-bleu isoform X1; this translates as MDSPRASAAKPPTGRKMKARAPPPPGKPATPDVQSRQKPHRDVSPGPPQNLLTMKENLRNSVVDVTVVLPSGLEKKSVVNGSHAMMDLLVELCLQNHLNPSHHALEIRSSETQQPLSFKPNTLVGTLNVHTVFLKEKVPEEKVKPGPPKVPEKSVRLVVNYLRTQKAIVRVSPEVPLQNILPVICAKCEVSPEHVVLLRDNIAGEELELSKSLNELGIKELYAWDNKRVLLTKTQSEPSLSCRETFRKSSLGNDETDKEKKKILGFFKVNKRSNSKYFQDWSCPGLEALTFQQTGDQDDHRHLPFHQLEGMVMKGHVQEVPTIGPSGCLTTPNSPSVNSRSMTLGPSFSLSNISGVSVKSDMKKRRAPPPPSLPGAGPPARDKASEKVSLGSQIDLQKKKRRAPAPPPPQPPPPSPLVPTRTEDKEENRKSTTGVGRQVPQKPPRGSARGPPQLVLPPPPPYPPPDTDVAEPLSFPEEGAVSEASNLRPTLSLPLGPDSPCDTDGVPPVLSEAEETVSVSSCFASEDTTEDSGVMSSPSDIISLDSQHDSTKFKDKWTIDQEDCSDQDLAGTPELGPQKSPSWERNVSGNWQPRTEKAATTSNDDEDQFIARQFQQTLTELDGDLEEMEESYETDTSSLTSSINGVSSGCMQDAIIPDSDENAIPVTFIGEVLDDPVDSGLFSNRNNNAGSFDKGSINNGRAHLMPYQAEHSQQHGKKNAEVPESSTPSQDIGKEIKSAWPNTCKDVNPNNVEPKATSASRLPTHDLHAKERGEAHGSAHSEKTQAIKRVNSQPMKEKKGNDKNDVSAPPFWYQRGQNAGGSYGPKYGLTTYKIVPPKSEMRCYDRGVSLSTGAIKIDELGNLVNPHANGGRIILLSPTLETEGEPIGKVKEFWRANSMGKHSGRPTECSAKRTPTVPAKPQHQESKLRAEPAFPDPKVTLPQQQSAHQEGGRHLEEGKSQPPSAVACHMKVPVANTTEVPFLKPQRRTSSQYVASAIAKRIGTPKTHTNIVRKHADAEKTHEGRAQELTGQSSAVKGGTTPSPCSEKQICNDGEESAEGAHPRGQVSSPYGKVSNQDCPADIHRRSYVPLVTTSQRDHVSVGQNCGSSGKQSTSNHRTGSASDLKFPPDSTNPLPPGSGDDETPGRALVNGSRRVPVHSEPHSPRMPGTNSHTGREPLEQKEKPNLLCTDVHETDGTLPPSIFGPKKKFRPVVQRPAPKDTSLHSALMEAIHSAGGKDGLRKTAEHSSEGGPKKPSYTEAESERSALLAAIRGHSGACSLRKVTSLASEELQSFRHAALSAQMSEPPGLEDLRVQPPPALPPPPPLAASSTSRMASRSSSGPLNNPVDARQALMDAIRSGTGAARLRKVPLLV